Proteins co-encoded in one Glandiceps talaboti chromosome 22, keGlaTala1.1, whole genome shotgun sequence genomic window:
- the LOC144452163 gene encoding testican-1-like: MKFSIAVCVFVILVVFDGARAGQKKNTAKWQSLVRPVSDSESLYKTQWKQLQTDTVEKKMKDYDPCEDVKCGHSKVCLVLEDNTAICISKTAMKQNHKLHSKLVKEKAKKGCSKCPIVHPYFVCGTDGKTYNDECHLERKVCMTGKKVTKGCDGRCPCKVDEDVVNLDDDIVYTQDYPEVDETPEIPKQILTMTDVLPNINEPLVDPRPRQDVAELTFECTADELVDLPRRLIEWFSLMKEDEDELYKKNPHKVRPKASIEVLPKCKESTAWMFTNMDDNRDLILTMREMKRLYDDEYELCMVPFLDSCDQNTDQKISSHEWCDCFHQDDDQPPCITAMRQVPSMVIMGAVKPLPGAFIPACDEMGFFAGVQCHSSTGYCWCVDKYGTEYENTRVHGEPPCDEIIDDTETDDGIEEGSGF; the protein is encoded by the exons TCAGACAGTGAATCGCTCTATAAAACGCAATGGAAACAGCTTCAGACAGACACAGTCGAAAAGAAGATGAAAGACTATG ACCCGTGCGAAGACGTGAAATGCGGGCACAGCAAAGTATGTTTGGTATTAGAAGACAACACGGCTATTTGCATCAGTAAGACTGCAATGAAACAAAA TCACAAACTGCACAGCAAGTTGGTTAAGGAAAAAGCAAAGAAGGGTTGTTCCAAGTGCCCCATCGTACATCCTTACTTTGTATGTGGTACTGATGGAAAAACCTACAACGATGAATGTCATCTTGAACGCAAGGTGTGCATGACTGGAAAGAAAGTGACCAAAGGATGTGATGGCCGTTGTCCATGCAAAGTTGATGAAG ACGTGGTAAATCTGGATGATGATATTGTGTACACCCAAGACTACCCTGAAGTAGATGAA ACTCCAGAGATACCCAAACAGATATTGACCATGACGGATGTATTACCAAACATCAATGAACCACTGGTCGATCCACGACCAAGACAAGATGTTGCAGAACTGACATTTG AATGTACTGCTGATGAATTGGTCGATCTTCCAAGACGTCTTATCGAATGGTTCAGTCTAATGAAAGAAGATGAAGACGAATTGTACAAGAAAAACCCACACAAGGTCCGACCAAAAGCAA gTATTGAAGTTCTCCCGAAATGTAAGGAATCAACTGCTTGGATGTTTACTAACATGGATGATAACAGAGACTTGATCCTAACGATGAGAGAAATGAAACGTCTGTATGACGATGAGTATGAACTATGTATGGTACCCTTCCTGGATAGTTGTGATCAGAACACAGACCAGAAAATCAGTAGTCACGAGTGGTGCGACTGCTTCCACCAAGACG ATGATCAGCCACCATGTATAACTGCAATGCGTCAAGTACCATCAATGGTCATCATGGGAGCAGTTAAACCATTgccag GTGCCTTCATCCCTGCCTGTGATGAAATGGGTTTCTTTGCTGGAGTGCAGTGTCATAGTAGTACAGGTTATTGCTGGTGTGTTGATAAATATGGTACTGAGTATGAAAATACCAGAGTCCATGGCGAACCTCCGTGTG ATGAAATCATAGACGATACCGAAACGGATGATGGGATCGAGGAAGGTTCTGGATTCTAA
- the LOC144452051 gene encoding extracellular superoxide dismutase [Cu-Zn]-like has protein sequence MKTLYLHTDNDPYRYGYCELRPDIQVDFTGQLDSSLLQIGGKIRMRESLVHSGPLELNITIHGLNSTQIDEEQIYYISAHEYGDLSDICDSLGEGLLDPNPRFDLVVEDDGISAVEILSNDWTLIGHQSLIGRSFMLHRCPVDNSNCGEHIACCVIGFVDSVFW, from the exons ATGAAG ACTCtgtatttgcatacagataACGATCCTTATCGCTATGGTTACTGTGAACTAAGACCGGATATACAAGTGGACTTCACCGGACAACTAGATTCATCTTTGCTGCAGATTGGCGGCAAAATACGGATGCGAGAAAGT TTAGTACATTCAGGTCCACTTGAATTGAACATCACGATCCATGGTTTGAATTCAACACAAATAGACGAAGaacaaatatattacatatctGCACATGAATATGGAGACTTGAGTGACATATGTGATTCTTTGGGAGAAGGTTTATTGGATCCCAATCCAAGATTTGATCTGGTTGTAGAAGATGACGGTATCAGTGCCGTCGAAATACTGAGTAATGATTGGACGCTGATTGGACACCAGTCGTTGATTGGAAGATCCTTTATG CTTCATCGGTGTCCtgttgataacagtaattgtGGTGAACATATAGCATGTTGTGTGATTGGATTCGTCGATTCAGTATTCTGGTAA